The Shewanella mangrovisoli genome has a window encoding:
- a CDS encoding acetate--CoA ligase family protein yields MSQRTLHSLFKPTSVAIIGASNSEKRAGNVLMKNLLSSGFSGPIMPVTPKYRAVMGVLAYPNIEALPIKPDLAVICTRASRVPAIVETLAQFGCKVAIIMASGMAQEVNEEGISLLDLAMQHAKRYGMRILGPNSLGMLLPPLGLNASLAHASALPGKIAFVSQSAAICTTVLDWANNKGIGFSSFISLGDATDINFDELLDFLGRDSRTSAIMLYIDSVNEKRHFLSAARAASRNKPILVIKSGRSAEGVRAAKLHTGGIGGNDAVYEAAFRRAGMLRVNDLIELFAAVESLAHSNPLQGERLGIISNGGGPAVLAVDELILRGGKLAELSQETITKLDAVLPNTWSKQNPVDIIGDANASRYASALNILMDSEELDAILVLHSPSALGESVEIADALIKVIHAHPKKNRLNILTNWSGEDSAYQARKRFTKGGISTYRTPEGAVGAFMHMVEYRRNQKLLQEVPQSIPDNIPTDSQTARKLLQAAQAKGKAVLETHEASPILRAYGLNTIDTWFVKDADEAVAIANEAGYPLALKVQSPNILHKSDVHGVMLNLTSAEDIRHAANAITQRVHQANPDAIIEGMIVQKMALTAGAQEIRVAVISDPVFGPAICLGEGGSEWDPTQDAAVALPPLNMALARYMVIQALKTHKLKDRHLPLGLDMNALCVMLTQISHIIIDCPEIASLDLNPVLAAGENITLLDVNIRLHDANTDNTSRLAIMPYPKELEEFAELKNGLKVMLRPILPEDEPKHLAFDNSLSDEDRYKRYFGVRSKMTHEEMAVLTQIDYAREMAFIATAKGPDGDDITLGAVRASIDPDNTEAEFAMAVRGDHQGIGLGKLLLEKLIKYYQANDTPVLTGFTMFENRNMASLAKSLGFKVTFDMEEHLIKMHMDLKAPNANKSQ; encoded by the coding sequence ATGAGTCAACGTACATTACACTCCTTATTTAAACCCACATCCGTAGCCATTATTGGCGCCTCCAATAGTGAGAAACGCGCCGGTAATGTGCTGATGAAAAACCTGCTCTCGAGCGGATTTTCTGGCCCTATCATGCCCGTGACGCCAAAATACCGCGCCGTGATGGGGGTGCTTGCCTATCCCAATATAGAAGCCTTGCCGATAAAGCCCGATCTGGCGGTGATTTGTACCCGCGCCAGTCGCGTGCCCGCCATCGTCGAAACCCTAGCGCAATTCGGCTGTAAGGTGGCGATTATCATGGCATCCGGCATGGCACAGGAGGTCAATGAAGAAGGTATCAGCCTACTCGACTTGGCCATGCAACATGCGAAACGCTATGGCATGCGTATCCTCGGCCCCAATAGTTTGGGCATGTTATTGCCGCCGTTAGGGCTCAATGCCAGTTTGGCCCATGCCAGCGCCCTGCCCGGCAAAATTGCTTTTGTGTCGCAGTCGGCGGCGATTTGTACCACAGTGCTGGATTGGGCAAACAACAAAGGTATTGGCTTTTCATCCTTTATCTCCCTAGGGGATGCCACCGATATTAACTTCGATGAATTGCTCGATTTCCTCGGCCGTGATAGCCGTACCAGCGCCATCATGTTGTATATCGATTCGGTCAATGAGAAACGCCATTTTCTCTCCGCCGCCCGCGCCGCTTCCCGTAATAAGCCCATATTAGTGATTAAATCCGGCCGCAGCGCCGAAGGAGTGCGTGCCGCCAAGTTGCATACGGGTGGCATTGGCGGTAACGATGCCGTGTACGAAGCCGCCTTTAGGCGCGCAGGTATGCTGCGGGTGAATGATTTGATTGAACTTTTTGCCGCGGTAGAAAGCCTCGCCCACTCTAATCCATTGCAAGGCGAGCGATTAGGGATCATCAGTAATGGTGGCGGCCCAGCGGTATTGGCCGTCGATGAACTTATTCTGCGCGGTGGCAAACTGGCGGAGTTATCCCAAGAGACCATCACCAAACTCGATGCCGTGCTGCCCAATACGTGGTCGAAGCAAAACCCCGTCGATATTATCGGCGATGCCAACGCCAGCCGTTACGCCAGCGCACTCAATATCCTGATGGATAGTGAAGAATTAGACGCCATTTTAGTGCTGCATTCGCCCTCCGCCCTTGGCGAAAGTGTCGAAATTGCCGATGCCTTGATTAAAGTGATCCACGCGCATCCGAAGAAAAACCGCTTGAATATCCTCACCAACTGGAGCGGTGAAGACTCGGCCTATCAAGCCCGCAAACGCTTTACCAAGGGCGGCATCTCCACCTATCGCACCCCCGAAGGTGCGGTCGGCGCCTTTATGCATATGGTGGAATATCGCCGTAACCAAAAACTGCTGCAGGAAGTGCCGCAGTCGATCCCCGACAATATTCCAACCGACAGCCAAACGGCGCGAAAACTGCTGCAAGCGGCACAGGCCAAGGGCAAAGCGGTACTCGAGACCCACGAAGCCAGCCCGATTTTGCGCGCCTATGGCCTCAATACTATCGACACTTGGTTTGTCAAAGATGCCGATGAGGCCGTCGCCATTGCTAATGAGGCGGGTTATCCCCTCGCCCTCAAGGTGCAATCACCGAATATTTTGCATAAATCCGATGTCCACGGCGTCATGCTTAATCTCACTTCGGCGGAAGATATTCGCCATGCCGCCAATGCAATTACCCAGCGGGTGCATCAGGCCAATCCCGACGCGATTATCGAGGGCATGATAGTGCAGAAGATGGCCTTGACCGCGGGCGCTCAGGAAATTCGGGTCGCCGTGATAAGCGATCCCGTCTTCGGTCCTGCCATCTGTTTAGGTGAAGGCGGCTCGGAGTGGGATCCGACTCAAGATGCGGCGGTCGCCTTGCCGCCACTCAATATGGCGCTGGCCCGCTACATGGTGATCCAAGCCTTAAAGACCCATAAGTTAAAGGACAGGCATTTACCGCTGGGGCTGGATATGAACGCCCTATGCGTGATGCTGACGCAAATTTCCCACATCATCATCGACTGCCCAGAGATAGCATCGTTAGATCTTAACCCTGTGCTGGCGGCGGGGGAAAACATCACCTTGCTCGATGTGAATATCCGTCTGCACGATGCCAATACCGATAACACCTCGCGCCTTGCCATCATGCCTTATCCCAAGGAATTAGAGGAGTTTGCCGAGCTTAAAAATGGCCTTAAGGTCATGCTGCGCCCCATCCTGCCCGAGGATGAGCCCAAGCATTTGGCCTTTGATAATTCCCTCTCCGATGAAGATAGGTACAAACGCTACTTTGGCGTGCGATCTAAGATGACCCACGAGGAAATGGCGGTACTAACCCAAATCGACTACGCCCGCGAAATGGCCTTTATCGCCACCGCCAAGGGGCCGGACGGTGATGACATCACCTTAGGCGCGGTAAGGGCCTCCATCGATCCCGACAATACTGAAGCCGAATTTGCCATGGCGGTACGGGGCGATCATCAGGGTATTGGGCTGGGTAAATTACTGCTCGAAAAATTGATTAAATACTATCAAGCCAATGACACCCCTGTGCTGACGGGCTTTACCATGTTTGAAAACCGTAATATGGCAAGCCTTGCCAAGAGCTTAGGCTTTAAGGTCACCTTCGATATGGAGGAGCATTTGATCAAAATGCATATGGATCTTAAAGCGCCCAACGCCAATAAGAGTCAATAG
- a CDS encoding DHA2 family efflux MFS transporter permease subunit: protein MSQQVIAGQGNAQAEPVNASGALQTNTQKPEQHLGFITLSVMLATIMQALDTTIANVALPHMQGSMGATQDQISWVLTSYIVAAAIFMPLTGFLTARLGRKRVFMWAVVGFTIASMLCGAAQNLEQIVLFRLLQGVFGASLVPLSQSVLLDSYPPERHGSAMALWGVGVMVGPILGPSLGGWLTEYYNWRWVFYINLPFGLLAWFGLAAYVKETPLDQSRKFDLLGFAMLSLAIGALQMLLDRGESLDWFSSREIVIEAIIAGMAFYLFIAHIFTHKHPFIEPGLFKDRNFSVGLIFIFIIGIILLATMALLPPFMQNLLGYPVIDVGYLLAPRGVGTMIAMMTVGKLAGKVDVRYQIFLGLMLTILSLWEMTGFNTNITGWDIVRTGVIQGLGLGFIFVPLSTITFATLAAKYRNEGTALFSLMRNIGSSIGISVVITYLAQHTQMNHAAFADYIHPFSFALKHAVDLHAVDLSTTQGMALLNAEVNRQAATLAYLQDFRLMMWVTLSAVPLVFLLKGVHKKPKH from the coding sequence GTGAGTCAGCAAGTGATAGCAGGCCAAGGTAATGCCCAAGCTGAGCCCGTTAACGCGAGCGGTGCTTTGCAAACCAATACCCAAAAGCCCGAGCAACATCTAGGGTTTATCACGCTTTCGGTGATGCTGGCGACCATTATGCAGGCGCTGGATACTACGATTGCCAACGTGGCCTTGCCCCATATGCAGGGCAGCATGGGGGCGACTCAGGATCAGATCTCTTGGGTGTTAACCTCCTATATTGTGGCCGCGGCGATTTTTATGCCGCTGACGGGTTTTTTAACCGCTAGGCTTGGGCGTAAACGGGTATTTATGTGGGCCGTGGTGGGCTTTACGATTGCCTCTATGCTGTGCGGTGCAGCGCAAAACCTTGAGCAAATTGTGTTATTTCGCTTATTGCAAGGGGTGTTTGGTGCCAGCTTAGTGCCTTTATCCCAATCGGTATTACTCGACAGTTACCCGCCAGAGCGCCATGGTTCCGCCATGGCCCTTTGGGGCGTTGGGGTCATGGTCGGGCCGATTTTGGGACCATCCCTTGGTGGTTGGTTAACTGAGTATTACAACTGGCGCTGGGTGTTCTATATCAACCTGCCTTTTGGGCTATTGGCCTGGTTTGGTCTTGCCGCCTATGTGAAAGAAACGCCGCTGGACCAAAGCCGCAAGTTCGATTTACTCGGCTTTGCCATGCTGAGTCTGGCCATTGGCGCCCTGCAAATGTTGCTCGATAGGGGAGAATCCCTCGATTGGTTTTCCAGTCGTGAAATTGTTATCGAAGCCATTATTGCTGGCATGGCGTTTTATCTGTTTATTGCCCATATCTTTACCCATAAACATCCCTTTATTGAGCCGGGGCTGTTTAAGGACAGAAACTTCAGTGTCGGGCTTATCTTCATCTTTATCATCGGGATTATTCTGCTGGCGACCATGGCCTTATTGCCGCCGTTTATGCAGAACCTGTTAGGTTATCCTGTGATTGATGTGGGGTACTTGCTGGCGCCAAGGGGCGTCGGCACTATGATCGCCATGATGACTGTGGGTAAGCTTGCCGGCAAAGTGGATGTGCGCTACCAAATCTTTTTAGGTTTGATGCTCACCATTTTGTCCCTGTGGGAGATGACGGGCTTTAACACCAATATTACCGGCTGGGATATAGTGCGAACTGGGGTTATCCAAGGTCTTGGCTTGGGCTTTATCTTTGTGCCGCTCTCGACCATTACCTTTGCAACCTTAGCGGCAAAATACCGTAATGAGGGGACTGCGCTCTTTAGTCTGATGCGTAATATCGGCAGCAGTATAGGGATCTCCGTGGTGATCACCTATCTTGCCCAGCACACACAGATGAATCATGCGGCGTTTGCCGATTACATTCATCCCTTTAGTTTTGCGCTTAAGCACGCCGTTGATCTTCATGCTGTTGATTTATCGACGACGCAGGGCATGGCCTTACTCAATGCCGAAGTGAATCGTCAGGCGGCTACCTTGGCCTATTTGCAGGACTTTAGGTTAATGATGTGGGTGACGTTATCCGCCGTGCCCTTAGTGTTTCTGCTTAAAGGCGTGCATAAAAAACCAAAGCATTAA
- a CDS encoding HlyD family secretion protein, which translates to MSDANPQAPKANMRKKRGVLLIVVPLLSVLAIGAVYLHGGRYMETDNAYVKADKVPVSAQVAGNVDSLYVVENQRVEKGQVLFRLDDAMFKVMVDKASAKLAQVKTDLAVLKASYHEKQAEITLAETKLTFAEKEQKRQENLIGKHFVSESQLEDARQNTDIARQNIQTLQKDLHRIAESLGGSPDFPIEQHPSYLEALAQLNEAKLDLSRVEIKAPVSGVVSQLPKLGQYVNVGAIALALVADHALWIEANFTETDLTHVKPGQKVNIHIDTFPDNSWQGTVESLSPATGAEFSLIPAQNATGNWVKIAQRVPVRIAIDTALPEAPLRAGLSAVVDIDTEYQRQLLGFSL; encoded by the coding sequence ATGAGTGACGCAAATCCTCAAGCACCTAAAGCGAATATGCGTAAAAAGCGCGGCGTATTACTGATTGTGGTGCCGCTGTTATCCGTGCTGGCCATAGGTGCGGTTTACCTGCATGGCGGCCGCTACATGGAAACCGATAACGCCTATGTGAAGGCGGATAAAGTGCCCGTAAGCGCGCAAGTGGCCGGGAATGTCGACAGCTTGTATGTGGTCGAAAACCAACGGGTTGAGAAGGGGCAAGTGTTGTTTCGCCTCGACGATGCCATGTTTAAGGTGATGGTCGATAAGGCGAGTGCCAAATTGGCACAGGTCAAGACGGATTTAGCGGTACTCAAGGCGAGTTACCATGAGAAGCAAGCCGAAATCACTCTGGCAGAGACCAAGTTAACCTTTGCCGAGAAAGAGCAAAAGCGGCAGGAGAATTTGATCGGTAAACACTTTGTGTCTGAATCTCAGCTTGAAGATGCAAGGCAAAATACCGATATTGCGCGGCAGAATATTCAGACACTGCAAAAAGACTTACACCGCATTGCTGAAAGCTTAGGCGGCAGCCCCGATTTTCCGATTGAACAACATCCTAGCTATTTAGAAGCCTTAGCCCAATTAAACGAAGCCAAGCTTGATTTAAGCCGTGTGGAGATTAAAGCCCCAGTATCAGGCGTCGTCAGCCAACTGCCAAAGCTTGGACAATATGTGAATGTTGGCGCCATCGCTTTAGCGCTAGTGGCCGATCATGCCCTCTGGATTGAGGCTAATTTCACCGAAACCGATTTAACCCACGTCAAACCCGGGCAAAAGGTCAATATCCATATCGATACCTTTCCTGATAATAGCTGGCAAGGTACGGTCGAGAGTTTAAGTCCGGCTACGGGCGCTGAGTTCTCGCTGATCCCCGCGCAAAATGCAACCGGCAACTGGGTGAAAATCGCCCAGCGCGTTCCGGTGCGAATTGCCATTGATACCGCGCTGCCCGAGGCGCCGCTGCGTGCCGGATTAAGCGCCGTGGTGGATATCGATACTGAATATCAACGTCAGTTGTTGGGTTTTAGTCTGTGA
- a CDS encoding MarR family winged helix-turn-helix transcriptional regulator produces the protein MKTSSNTLGALLSDITRMMRRVFQETYRPTADCSLTLSQARALLHIARNEGLKQIELADRLEIKPITAARLIDVLCDAGLVERRPDAKDRRAFQLFLKEAAAPHLAEIERAVTIVYAQAFKGFDEAESDTVIRLLSQIHKNFSA, from the coding sequence ATGAAAACCTCATCAAATACCCTAGGCGCGCTCTTAAGTGATATTACCCGCATGATGCGCCGCGTGTTCCAAGAAACCTATAGACCCACGGCGGATTGCTCGCTGACGTTATCGCAGGCAAGAGCCTTATTACATATCGCCCGTAATGAAGGACTTAAGCAGATTGAGTTGGCGGATCGCCTCGAAATTAAACCTATCACGGCCGCGAGATTAATCGATGTGCTGTGTGACGCTGGGCTGGTTGAACGTAGGCCTGATGCCAAGGACAGGCGCGCTTTTCAGCTATTTTTGAAAGAAGCGGCAGCGCCCCATTTAGCCGAAATTGAACGTGCCGTGACGATTGTCTACGCCCAAGCCTTTAAAGGATTCGATGAAGCAGAGTCGGACACTGTTATCAGGTTGTTGTCGCAAATCCATAAAAATTTTTCAGCTTAA
- a CDS encoding GGDEF domain-containing protein, protein MSSPAATKELDSAAQILRLAVPQMSALDIPVTPENYTVWYEYFAQTNLDLNRAIDGFLANKVVFTKEVNTSLYKNFIQEKSPEVIENVQIETQILINSLISKITQLNQGTEAFSSTLADFGLQLQTKPDVCTLNQLVDGVIDEMQSLLVNNQTMEQSLSAMGQEVQNLKTEMENLSLAAMTDQLTSLHNRRAYEIAIQDHIHRAEQQHTRCSLLLIDIDRFKVFNDNYGHQVGDKVLAYVALALKQCVRGDDFVARYGGEEFVVLLPNTHFHDALQVAETLRERISERRLAIGKDKKLSLGAITVSIGLASLQEGDDADTLFSRADKALYEAKSDGRNCVRG, encoded by the coding sequence ATGTCATCTCCTGCTGCCACTAAAGAGCTCGATTCAGCGGCGCAAATTTTGCGTTTAGCCGTGCCACAAATGTCGGCGCTCGATATTCCGGTTACCCCAGAGAATTACACGGTTTGGTATGAGTATTTTGCCCAGACGAATCTCGACTTAAATCGCGCTATCGATGGCTTTCTGGCGAATAAAGTGGTGTTCACTAAGGAGGTAAATACCAGTCTGTATAAGAATTTTATTCAAGAGAAATCCCCCGAAGTTATCGAGAACGTTCAAATTGAAACTCAGATATTGATCAACTCGCTGATCAGTAAAATCACTCAGTTAAATCAGGGAACGGAGGCATTTTCAAGCACTCTGGCGGACTTTGGCCTACAGCTTCAGACTAAGCCGGATGTGTGCACGCTCAATCAGTTAGTGGATGGGGTGATTGATGAAATGCAAAGTTTACTCGTCAATAACCAAACCATGGAGCAGAGCCTGAGCGCCATGGGGCAGGAGGTACAAAACTTAAAGACCGAAATGGAAAATTTAAGTTTGGCGGCGATGACGGACCAATTAACCTCATTGCATAACCGCCGCGCCTACGAGATTGCCATTCAAGATCATATCCACCGCGCCGAGCAGCAACATACCCGTTGCAGCTTATTACTCATTGATATTGACCGCTTTAAAGTGTTTAACGACAACTATGGCCATCAAGTGGGGGATAAGGTGTTAGCCTATGTGGCGCTCGCCCTCAAACAATGTGTGCGGGGGGATGACTTTGTCGCCCGCTATGGCGGCGAAGAATTTGTGGTGCTGTTGCCCAATACCCATTTCCACGATGCGTTGCAAGTGGCCGAAACCCTAAGGGAGCGGATTTCTGAGCGGCGCTTAGCCATAGGTAAAGATAAAAAACTCTCCTTGGGCGCCATCACTGTGTCTATCGGTTTAGCGTCTTTGCAGGAAGGCGATGATGCCGATACCTTGTTTAGCCGAGCGGATAAAGCCTTGTATGAAGCCAAATCCGATGGGCGCAATTGTGTCCGTGGTTAG
- a CDS encoding phosphoethanolamine transferase, protein MLTRFKTLTVNRFTFITALFYVCVFNIPLFEVIKKGIEKQPDVEPIFIASMPLFLTFALSFVFSLFTVKYLVKPFFIILTLLSSSVFFAALKYNVVFDYGMIENTFQTNSAEALMYVNFASILNMLLTGILPAYLIYKADIQYKPFFKELLHKVLFMLAMLAGLGIIAFFYFQDYAAFGRNNDEIKRYIVPTYFIGAAAKYINVHYLQTPIEYQQLGLDAKNVTTNANGKPNLLVLVVGETARSMNYQYYGYDKPTNAYTEGQGLIAFKDTHSCGTATAVSLPCMFSRMGREDYDSRRAYAQDTAIDVLNHGGIKVQWFDNDSGCKGVCDQVENITIDLNSDPELCSGQYCFDQVLLNKLDEALANAEQKDTVIALHVIGSHGPTYFLRYPPEHRKFTPDCPRSDIQNCSAEELMNTYDNTILYTDYIISEVVNKLKQQQAKFDTAMFYVSDHGESLGEKGMYLHGAPYGIAPIEQTSIPMLAWVSEDFSQDNHLNMACLAKEAEKGGFSHDNLFDSLLGLMNVQTQVYQPKLDIFARCRG, encoded by the coding sequence GTGCTGACGAGATTTAAAACTCTAACCGTGAACCGCTTCACCTTTATCACCGCATTATTTTACGTTTGCGTTTTTAATATCCCACTCTTTGAAGTCATCAAGAAAGGCATTGAAAAACAGCCCGATGTGGAGCCGATTTTTATCGCATCCATGCCACTGTTTTTAACCTTTGCACTGAGTTTTGTGTTTTCGCTGTTTACGGTGAAATACCTGGTAAAACCCTTTTTCATCATTCTCACGCTGCTGTCATCTAGCGTGTTTTTTGCGGCGCTCAAATACAATGTCGTGTTCGACTACGGCATGATTGAAAACACCTTTCAAACCAACAGCGCCGAAGCCTTGATGTATGTGAACTTTGCTTCTATCCTCAACATGCTGCTCACGGGGATTTTACCCGCCTATTTGATTTACAAAGCCGATATCCAATACAAGCCATTTTTCAAAGAGTTGCTGCATAAAGTCTTGTTTATGCTGGCGATGCTAGCGGGGCTTGGGATTATCGCCTTCTTCTATTTCCAAGATTACGCCGCCTTTGGCCGCAATAACGATGAGATCAAGCGTTATATTGTGCCGACCTATTTTATTGGTGCGGCCGCTAAGTACATTAATGTGCACTATTTGCAAACGCCGATTGAATACCAACAACTGGGCTTGGATGCCAAAAATGTTACAACCAATGCCAATGGTAAACCTAACCTGTTAGTGCTGGTGGTGGGCGAGACAGCCCGTTCAATGAACTATCAATACTATGGTTATGATAAACCGACCAATGCTTACACAGAGGGACAAGGCTTGATTGCCTTTAAAGATACCCATTCCTGCGGTACGGCCACTGCGGTCTCGCTGCCTTGCATGTTCTCGCGTATGGGACGTGAGGATTACGATTCTCGCCGCGCCTATGCCCAAGACACGGCCATCGATGTGTTAAATCACGGCGGGATTAAAGTGCAGTGGTTTGATAATGACTCTGGCTGTAAAGGGGTATGCGATCAGGTTGAAAACATCACTATTGACTTGAATAGCGATCCAGAACTCTGCTCGGGCCAATATTGTTTCGACCAAGTGCTGCTCAATAAACTCGACGAAGCCTTAGCCAATGCGGAGCAGAAAGACACTGTGATTGCCCTGCATGTGATTGGCAGCCACGGGCCGACGTACTTCCTGCGTTATCCACCAGAGCACCGTAAATTTACGCCGGATTGCCCGCGTAGCGACATTCAAAACTGCAGCGCCGAAGAGCTGATGAACACCTATGACAACACGATTTTGTATACCGATTACATTATCAGTGAAGTGGTGAATAAGCTTAAACAGCAACAGGCTAAGTTTGATACCGCCATGTTCTATGTGTCGGATCACGGCGAATCTCTGGGTGAGAAAGGCATGTATTTGCATGGCGCGCCGTACGGTATTGCGCCGATTGAACAGACCAGTATTCCTATGCTGGCCTGGGTGTCGGAGGATTTCAGCCAAGACAACCATTTGAATATGGCGTGTTTAGCCAAAGAGGCCGAGAAGGGCGGCTTCTCCCACGACAATCTGTTCGACAGTCTGCTGGGATTAATGAATGTTCAGACCCAAGTGTATCAGCCTAAGTTAGATATTTTTGCTCGCTGCCGCGGCTAA